Genomic segment of Candidatus Protochlamydia amoebophila UWE25:
AACTAAAGGATAGAGACGTTCAGGAAAATTTTCAAGAAGGGGAGCAATCCATGAATAATGCATTCTTCTCAACAAATTTTGAGGTTGATAAAGAAGAGGGCTTAAATCAGTAGAACGAATTGTTTGACTTTGCAAAGCCTGAGCTTCTTCTGTGGAAAGATATTTTAATAATATCTCTCCCCCTTTGAGATGGTATCGGTTGATGAAAATACGCATCATCATCCAGCCTCTTTTATCCATAACAATCCTTTTAATCAATGAAACGCTTAGGTTTCATCAACTCCTTGATTTAGGGTGTTATCTTCTGTCTCTTTTTTATTAGATTGCTCATTTTTTTGTTTTTCTGAAGTCTCTGCTTCGATGGTATCACTCTTTTTCGCCTTATTTAAAAGGATAGGGTGAAATGATAATAATTCTTTAAAACCACCAGTTTCTTTCAAGACTGGAAGAAATTTCCAGAGGAGCCAAATGAGTGTTAATAACAAAACAACCAAAGATATGGTGAAGGAGAAGAAAATTATTCTAAAACGTGATAAAGAGTCTTTTGCCAAAATAATTGACCAAACATTCACGTATTGTCTATCATCTTCTCCAAGATTACCCATTATTCCTAAGGCAGAATCTCCGTAACGGGCTTTATCACCAATGACAGTGACATAATCATAATCTAAACCATTAATACTGCCAGCAACTAAACGCTTTATACGTGTAATTAGGTGGGCATTAGGATCATCTAAAACACCATTATGTTTGACGTAAACGGAAGCTGTGATTTTTTGTTTAGGTGCATTTGGATTGAGTGGATCTTCATCAGGAAAAGAAATTTGAACATCGGCATCTAGTACGCCATCGATTTTTCTGATGGTACTTGCGATTTGTTCGGCAAGCCCAGCTTGATAGCGGATTTTTTCCTGCATGCCTGAAGGAACTAGAGAGGTATTAGCAAAAATACCAAGTAAGTTTTGTCCTCGTCTTCTTGGTAATCCAACTTGATTTAATAAAGCCATCGCTTCATTAGCTTGCCCTTCTTCCACACTGATATTCCATAAAACTCCTTTTGCACCACCACCACCTTCGGAAACTGCTTGAACTTTATTGGCATTGATTCCTTTATTGGATAGAAAAACGAGTATTTCGTTAGCTTCTTTTTCTTCTAATCCATTTACAATGACGCGTCTTGATTCACAGCTTGTGACCAACCCCATGAGAGTGATTAATAAGAAAAATTGACGAAGAAAATAATACAAATTTGTTTGTGAAAAAGTATTTTTGGTAGTCATGAACCGCTCTGGATTAAGCTTATTTTTGAGAGATAATTTTAACCAGATCCTAGCAGAATAATGAATTTAGCTATAGATCTTCTAAGCAAAACAATGAAAATTTCTAAAGATTCGAGGGTTAAATAGATTTTGGAGTTCCAGAAATACACTTTTTTCAAATCATTTTGCAATAAAATTTGATAATTTTAGGCAAAATTCAGATGAATAATGAATAGCCAAGATAAAAAAGAGGCCGGATTATCCGGCCTCTGAAGCTGAAAACTCAATTACTTCAAACGATTAAGCTTTAATTTTAATGTCTACCCCTGCAGGGAGAGTCAATGTTTTTAAAGCATCAATTGTTTTACTCGTAGGATTGAGAATGTCGATTAAGCGACGGTGCGTACGAATCTCAAATTGCTCGCGAGATTTACGGTCAATGTTTGGAGAACGGAGAACCGTAAATTTTTCACAGCTTGTAGGGAGAGGAATTGGGCCTGCTATTGCAGCACCAGTTCTCTTGGCTGTCTCGACAATGTCACCTGTTGAACGATCTAGCAGACGTTGATCATAACCTTTCAGTCTGATGCGAATTTTTTGTCTTGCTGATTTAGGCTGCTTTTCTTGTTTTGCCATAAATAACCTTAAAACTCTTACTTCTTAATAATTTCTTCCTGAATTTTCGATGGAACACGCTCAAAATGGCTAGGTTCCATTACGTAGGTAGCACGCCCAGAAGAGAGCGAACGCAGCAATGTCGAATAACCAAACATTTCACTCAAAGGAACTTCAGCGTGAATAATCACAGCTCCTTTATGGTTTTCTTGACCAACAATTTGTCCACGACGACGATTCAAGTCACCAATAACATCTCCCATGTGAGCTTCTGGAGTTGTTACATCAACTTTCATAATAGGCTCTAAAATCACAGGCTTACATTTGCGAGCCGCTTCTTTTAAAGCCATCGATCCGCAAATTTTAAACGCCATTTCGTTAGAGTCAACATCGTGGTAAGATCCAAAGACAATATCAACGAGAACATCGACCAAATTAAAGCCGGCAAGAACCCCTGTTGATAATCCTTCCTCGATCCCTTTAATTGTTGGTGCAATATATTCTCTTGGAATGACACCACCCACAA
This window contains:
- the sctJ gene encoding type III secretion system inner membrane ring lipoprotein SctJ, with translation MTTKNTFSQTNLYYFLRQFFLLITLMGLVTSCESRRVIVNGLEEKEANEILVFLSNKGINANKVQAVSEGGGGAKGVLWNISVEEGQANEAMALLNQVGLPRRRGQNLLGIFANTSLVPSGMQEKIRYQAGLAEQIASTIRKIDGVLDADVQISFPDEDPLNPNAPKQKITASVYVKHNGVLDDPNAHLITRIKRLVAGSINGLDYDYVTVIGDKARYGDSALGIMGNLGEDDRQYVNVWSIILAKDSLSRFRIIFFSFTISLVVLLLTLIWLLWKFLPVLKETGGFKELLSFHPILLNKAKKSDTIEAETSEKQKNEQSNKKETEDNTLNQGVDET
- the rpsJ gene encoding 30S ribosomal protein S10, with product MAKQEKQPKSARQKIRIRLKGYDQRLLDRSTGDIVETAKRTGAAIAGPIPLPTSCEKFTVLRSPNIDRKSREQFEIRTHRRLIDILNPTSKTIDALKTLTLPAGVDIKIKA